Proteins from a genomic interval of Trifolium pratense cultivar HEN17-A07 linkage group LG6, ARS_RC_1.1, whole genome shotgun sequence:
- the LOC123892927 gene encoding WD repeat-containing protein 20, giving the protein MMNTANGNMTTPSSSSSGGGGGTTQSQGLKTYFKTPEGKYKLQFEKTHPAGLLQFNHGKTVSLVTLAHLKEKAAPSTPTASSSSFSASSGVRSAAARLLGGGSNGSRALSFVGGNGSSKSNGGTGRIGSIGASSLSSSVANPNFDGKGSYLIFNAGDAILISDLNSQDKDPIKSIHFSNSNPVCHAFDQDAKDGHDLLIGLFSGDVYSVSLRQQLQDVGKKIVGAHHYNKDGILNNSRCTCISWVPGGDGAFVVAHADGNLYVYEKNKDGAGDSSFPILKDQTQFSVSHARYSKSNPIARWHICQGSINSISFSSDGTYMATVGRDGYLRVFDYAKEQLICGGKSYYGGLLCCAWSMDGKYVLTGGEDDLVQVWSMEDRKVVAWGEGHNSWVSGVAFDSYWSSPNSNDNGETVMYRFGSVGQDTQLLLWDLEMDEIVVPLRRPPGGSPTFGSPTFSTGSQSSHWDNVVPLGTLQPAPSMRDVPKISPLVAHRAHTEPLSSVIFTQESVLTACREGHIKIWTRPGIAESQPSNSETLLATSLKEKPPLSSKISNSSYKQ; this is encoded by the exons ATGATGAATACGGCGAACGGTAATATGACGACGccgtcttcttcttcatccggtggtggtggtggtactACACAGTCACAAGGTCTCAAAACCTATTTCAAAACCCCTGAAGGAAAATATAAACTTCAATTCGAGAAAACTCATCCTGCTGGTCTTCTTCAATTCAATCATGGCAAAACCGTTTCTCTG GTAACCCTAGCACATCTTAAGGAGAAGGCAGCGCCTTCAACTCCGACTGCGTCATCTTCGAGTTTTAGTGCCAGCAGTGGAGTACGGTCAGCTGCGGCTAGATTGTTAGGAGGAGGAAGCAATGGAAGTAGGGCGCTTAGTTTTGTCGGTGGAAATGGTAGTAGTAAAAGCAATGGAGGAACTGGTAGGATTGGTTCGATTGGTGCTTCGAGTTTGAGTAGTTCGGTTGCTAATCCTAATTTTGATGGGAAAGGATCTTACTTGATTTTCAATGCTGGGGATGCGATTTTGATAAGTGATTTGAATTCTCAAGATAAG gACCCGATAAAGTCTATCCACTTCAGTAATTCGAATCCTGTCTGCCACGCATTTGATCAGGATGCTAAGGACGGGCATGATCTGCTCATAGGCTTGTTCTCTGGCGATG TCTATTCGGTGTCACTGAGACAGCAATTACAGGATGTTGGTAAAAAGATTGTCGGGGCGCACCATTACAACAAAGATGGTATTCTCAATAACAG TCGTTGTACATGTATTTCTTGGGTGCCTGGAGGTGATGGTGCTTTTGTTGTTGCGCATGCTGATGGGAATTTGTACGTATATGAAAAG AATAAAGATGGTGCTGGTGATTCTTCATTCCCAATCCTCAAAGATCAAACTCAGTTTTCTGTTTCCCATGCACGGTACAGTAAG AGTAATCCAATAGCCAGATGGCATATATGCCAGGGTTCGATTAACAGTATTTCTTTCTCATCGGATGGGACATACATGGCAACTGTGGGACGAGATG GTTACTTGCGAGTGTTTGATTATGCAAAAGAACAACTTATATGCGGTGGGAAAAGTTATTATGGTGGTTTATTATGTTGTGCTTGGAG CATGGATGGAAAGTATGTTTTGACGGGAGGAGAAGATGATTTAGTTCAAGTTTGGAGCATGGAAGATCGCAAAGTTGTTGCATGGGGCGAGGGACATAACTCATGG GTCAGTGGAGTGGCTTTTGATTCATATTGGTCATCACCAAATTCAAATGACAATGGAGAGACAGTTATGTATCGATTCGGTTCAGTTGGTCAG GATACACAATTGCTTCTATGGGATCTGGAAATGGACGAAATTGTAGTGCCCTTGAGGCGTCCCCCCGGTGGATCCCCAACTTTTGGTTCCCCAACTTTTAGTACTGGAAGTCAGTCATCCCATTGGGACAATGTAGTCCCATTGGGTACCTTGCAACCTGCTCCAAGTATGCGGGATGTTCCAAAAATCTCTCCACTGGTTGCTCATCGTGCGCATACTGAGCCACTTTCTAGCGTGATATTTACCCAGGAATCTGTACTTACAGCCTGCCGGGAGGGGCACATCAAAATCTGGACGAGACCTGGCATAGCCGAGAGCCAGCCAAGCAACTCGGAAACCTTGTTAGCTACCAGTCTCAAGGAGAAGCCTCCACTTTCTAGCAAGATCAGCAACTCTAGCTACAAACAATAA